The sequence TTAGCAACAATTGCACCATGTATATCATTTCATATTCAAATCGCACTTTGACTTTCCGGCCACAACATCTAACAAATCTCATTGCTTGCAATTGCAAACTTTAAATTTGTGCTGATATAAGTGTCATATTTTCATTATACTTAAGCTTTGTAAAAGAATTTATGTAGATTAATTGCAACATAAAATTAAGTATATACAACCTTGATGTAAGAATGTCTAAAGCAGCAAATATACTGATCTTTGGCAACACAAAGCTAGTTTTATATATTAGCAAAGCATTTTTCATGGTTCATTCATTTATACAACTGCAGTAATCTTAAATTCATTTTCTGTATACTTGGCCATTGTGTTGTTAGATGGATAGCAGCCAAATCAAAATTACTGTAACAAGCTGAATGAATAACCCACACTTTTAAATCTTTTGTATTCTTTCACAGTATTTTCAGATAGCTAGATCCCGAATGAGTCCTCTATCACTGTACTCTAAACTCACCATGAAATGGCGAATGCATCAAGTTTTAGTGCTCCTTTTGCACCTACCACTCAATGTGAACAATGTATTAGTATTTATTTCTATAAACAGACTCATATACTGTACCTTTTTAATGCACTTCtgcacataattaatttttctctTGATAAGCAATCACTGAAATATGCAGTACAGAATTTTAATGATTGAGCATTTCACTGAGTACAAAAGCAATattaaaatgtacatttttGTCAGAAGTGTGTTATGTCTTTTTAATACATATATTAGCAAAGACAAACGTAGCACATTTCACTCagccaaaaatgtcttcaaCATATTTTGGCTTTTGTTTTACTCTTAATCCATTCATGATTTTCTTTTTTAGTGATGGACACCCATATTGGAATGTCCACCTGGAAGTTGTGCTTGGTTACCAAATTGGATTCAAGTATACCTGTAACACTGTCACCAAATTTAGCTGTATAGGGTGAATTACTGAGTTTCTGTGTTGAaagcacatgtacagagcacatCCAGGTACTGTAGCAAAACTGATAAATACTACAAGGTTGGGTCTGATTTTCATTAAGTAATGCTTACAATGTACATCCTCCTGTTTCCAATGATTTTATTTTCTGAGAAACCACATGCTTGTTTGTATTGTGTACATGAAGTATGAAAATATAATGTAGTTCACATTGTCATGGACACTGTGTGAATATTGCATATTCAATCCAGGACTTCATTGTATCAACAGTGTTTGTACTTGTTTACATATTATATCCAAATATTTACTGTATGAGCTGGAAACCTGCCCTATTGAATACTTTGTGTAGCTACGTAGGTGTGCATTATTTAAACTTTTTTGGCAGGTAATTGTATCTTCCACTTTGTTTTGGCTACATAGATATTAGGCTACCATATATGCACTGCAGTaaagatgtgtgtgtgtgtgtgcatgcatacgtgtgtgcgtgcattcatggtgtgtgtgtgtgtgtgtgtgtgtgtttgttaatTATTGATATGTAACAAAACCAGTGTTAAGGAATTTCCAGATATTCAAGATTGTCAATTTATAATTTTCCATACGTATGTTAAATATAACAATTATCTACTTGCCACATAATTGTGCTATCCAACAGTTTTAAGCTGACCAAACTTTTTAAAGTTTCTACTACCCACAAGACAAGTAAAGTCATGCTACATACATATTTGGAAAGGCtgtaagactggttttgtcagacccaGACCACGTAATAGTATTTTATGGCCTTTATCAACGAGTATGTATGTGAATGATGTCAAACACAGTAGGGAATTCTATTACAGTCGATAACTATGTCTTGCTTTGATGTAGAGGTGAATAAGCCAAAACGGTTCCCTTGTACAAGGGTTCTTTCTTTATAAGGCTGGTTTTGTTCTTTTTTACTATTGAATCTCTGGAAGTTTGATGGACAGTAATGTATTACCTTACTGTTGAAGATCTGGTATCACTGCTAATTGCTTAACTGGTGAAAAGCAAAACCAAGCAACCAAGGCAAATCCTATATACGTAACTAAGTAAAATAgtttacttatataattattattataaataaaGTATGTGTTTTGATGTCTCCTATGATAAAGTTTTGCATAGTCAGCTTATTGGTGTTTGACAGGTACCTAGATCAAAACAATGGAGATCAATGTGTTACTCTGGATAAAACTATACTGTTCCATCAACAGATACTTATGACACAGCTGTAGAGTTTCTTCACAATAGTTGCTGTGTCACACTGGTATGTACCACTGAATGCATGGCTAACTACACAAAGGATTCTGTATCAGTATTAAtagatgtatgtgtgtacataaaaGGTCACATTTAACATTAAGATTATTATTACAGTTAAtgttcattaattttgttgtgtaAGAGTTTAATCAATTTTTACAAATTATATTTTAGTAAATACTTATCATAAACCAGTCTCCTAAATGAACTATTAGTATGTACTCATGTGTGTGAGTTATAAGAGCATCTTCATTTTGCAGTAAAATTGTGACTATATGTACATTATTTCCTCTACTTCATCATTGAATAAACTGTGCCTGTAATTAGACACCATACACAAATCCAGCCATATAGTAGTGTACATTAGTATACGTGTTTCTGAGTTGGCAATGTTATATATAGTAACAACAATGAAATCATGTCTACAGTTACTGTACCAATTAATCATGTACAATGAAGCACTACTGTGATGCGTGTCATCTGATACATTTTATATCTGATGCATTTTATACCCTAAGTCTTCATTATACATCTCTTAGCAACCATTAAGCATCATAGAATCTATAAATGATCTAAAAATAATACATTATGATCTCACAATTATGGTGCTAAACAGTATTTGTTATGTAGTACGTAGTTCATACCCACAAGAAATTTGTCACCATTTAAGTTATGAATAAACATTTCATTTTGTGTTTCTGTACTTAGTAACATTTAATGTAGTCAAGCATTTGTTATTGTCATCAATCTCATCATTATGACATTTCCATACTATGTACTCTGACATGTGAAAGATATTCTAAAACATCTGGTTGAACAAATTTCTTCCCCTTGTGGTATCACGCATACCTGAAACTCAGGTACCAAATAATTTATCAATAACTAAACTAAATCAATTGTCTAAATCACTTACCTAGGCATATCAGCACTTGGAAGCTTTCTGGTTTCCTGGGATGCTGTACACTATAAAAGGACTTGTTGGAGTGCAGTATACATCAAACACACTGGAGAGATTTCTGATAACGTCATTTCTGATTACCTGCCTCTACTACATCTAGTCAGTGGTACTCTGTCTTGCTGATCTGAAGGTATGACTGTAACAGCTTGTATAGCTAAATCACCATAGAGTTAAGGAGTATAGCTGGCATCTAATACATATTCCTTGCAGTTCAACAATGAGATATTGTCAGTACCTAATTCTTGCACTGATCTTTGGCTGTGTCATATTCCAAGATGTTTCTGGTGTTACAAGAGTTAAAAGATGTGCTGATGAAAATTTACGTGATCCAGGAACTTACATTGTCCACTTTGAGGACAGTACAACTGATGCACAACTACAGCACTTTGTTAAGCAGCTGAATAGACGGTCCAATAGAAAGGCAAAGTTTGAAGTAGAGATAATCTCAGAatattctaacatcaaatgCTTAACAGCAAGGTTGTCAGATAAAGCATTAAAATGGGTGAGAGTAATGTTTATATCACCAGCTATGCAGTTACGTATGATCAGTTAAGTGCCTTATAATTTGTTTGCTGTGTTCATAAGTCAACAGTAGATATTTAGCACCCAAACACATGACTCCATTACTAACATTTTGCTGGTATTATTGTGTGTTTAACGTTATGCTGGTGCAGGTTACACATCATCAATTGGTTTCAGAagtaaaagaaaatgaatacattgtatttgtatctgaacttgACTCTGTTTCATCTGCCAAACCAGGATGGCACTTGGATAGAGTAGACCAACAAGCATTGCCACTGGATCAGAAATATACTGCTGGCCAATACACTGGAAAATCAGTTGATGTATATGTACTGGACACTGGTATTCACTATAATCACAGTGTATTCAATGGTAGAGCTCACTATCCAGGCTGTGATCCAATTGACAAGATAGACAATGAAACACGTAAAGGGGAAGACTGCAATGGTCATGGAACTCATGTAGCTGGTCTTGTTGGTGGAAATGGTACTGGACTAGCCACTGGTGTGACTTTGTTTTCTGTTAGAGTAGCAAACTGTAGAGGCCAAGCTTCTGAGGCATCACTTCTTGATGGACTAATGTGTGTTCGTGAACATAGGAAAAGCAGAAATGGAACCCGAGCAATTATCAATATGTCTCTTGTTGGAAGTACAGTAATGTATAGTGTTAGTAAATTTGTTAAAGAATTAATAGCTGATGGTATAGTAGTCACAGCTTCTGCTGGAAACGGTCGTGATGACTTTAAACGACTGAATTATGACTCCTGTAAAGTTTATCCAGCAGGTTACAATGGTGTTATCAATGTAGGTGCTACTGACATGGATGATAATGCATTGATGGGTGAATTTGAAGGTAGAAGTTTAATCACCAACATGGGATCATGTGTGGATGTGTTTGCTCCCGGCTATACCATCCTCAGTAGTGACATATGTATCCCTAACATCCCCTGTTACAACTCTACAGCTAATGATGGAAACAAATGTAGCACTTGTCAGAGATTTCGATCAGGAACTTCTCAGAGTTCTCCAATAGTCACTGGAGCTGTTGCATTACTACTGGAGAAGTGTCCAAATATAACCAATACAGAAATTAGAAACATGTTAAGAACTTATCTTTCCAGAGGCAGAGTCCGATTCTGTAAGGCATACAAATTCCTGAGTGAATACACTACTCTGACAGCTGTCAATGACATTGTTGGCACTACACTTAATCGTTTGCTATTTATAGGAGTTTTGCCTTTTGTAAACTGTGAAGAGTTTCATGGCCAACCATTGTTTACTTCAAtcaattattaatttttaagaATATTTATTGTAATTTATGTTTTTTATCAGGCTAATTACACCATTAGCTATGTACAAACATATTATAGTCTATAATTAcaagtattaggaattttaagttcgattagggatcatagaaaaaagtagggaaacaagggaggtaacctacacctgcagatatactagtgaacatttaatccctaattcagtctatactaaataataaatatacttgtttgtttacttttttgtaacattattattttgattttttgtttaaactcaTAACATTTGACATAGCCATTCTTCCATACCTGGGAATATAGCTACAAGCACATAAAACACAAGTACAAATACAAAGAACACCACAAAAGAACGACAAATGCAAGACAACAAAAGTTTTCAAGTAAATATATGCACACATTAACTATTATTAGTCAGATATTAAGTTGTTTGAAAAGACAAAACAAAATTACTTTCaataaaagtaattaaattaCATAATTGGTTAGGGATCATTCTTACCACAATTTCGTGTAATTACTTACAACATACCAATGACATATAGTATAGTTTTGTACAGATTCCCTCCTGGGATGTGTGTGGGCTATAAACTCAATAATTACTGTATATCCCATCATCAAGCTGTATACACTAGCTCATTGCATTTTAAATACGTTGCCATGTAAACTTAAGTACTTCAAATGGTTTAATTTATTGGTAAACTGTagccatacaattctgaagTCACATCGAGCTTTGCGAAAATAAGtcttataattatacatagtCTTTCCAATCATTTGACTTTTACCACAGTATTACTTTGTATTGCCAATCATCTTTAAacttatacatgtacacatctgTTATGGGTATATATGATGCATGTTTAAGgaaatattaattttgatcATGAAGTCTGACATCTTTATAAGACAAGTTTATACTGAGCTAcactatgtacgtacatatatacacattgtgAAGCTTTGTAACAGGGATGTGATAAAGAAAACTGATGGAAGGAAGGAGATACAAATCTACTGCTCCACCTTGCTTTACAATCAAGTAAACTACTTCATTGATAGACCACAATCACTAGTGTATTGCAGGGTTTTTTTTCGAGGACAAAAACTTCATGGAATGGTTGCAGCTATCTGTGAAAATTTTCCCCCTTGAAATTGCAGTTTGATCAAAACAGCATTGAAAAAGTGAAAATATCTCCCTTAAAATTTTGGTTTTTAAATACAGTAATGAAGTACTTTTATTATGTATTTAATAATGTTATCTGTGTATGAATGAATTCAACATGACATGCCAGTACACAACAACAGTTGCCAATTTACATGAAAGCTGGTAAATTGAATGTATTAAGACCCTTTTACATAGATCTGGAAAATCTAATCTGTTAATTCGATACTTTGTATACTTGTGTTGTTATGTATGTAGGTTACTATGTCATTGCTATGTATGTGTGTTAGAATTTTGTAAAGGATGTACGTACATTCCAAGTTCATAGGATTGAATGCACAAATTGGAAGTGTCCTGTTCATAACTTCAGTCATACAAGACATGCCAGTGTGTCCACATGTCACCTCAAGTGTGGTAATGCTGATCATGTTagttaatataattattatgcagcAATAAAATGTTTTAATTGAGCCGTAGccacaaaaaaaaatgtttaagATAGCACGCACTAATGATGAACGTATGTTATAACTTTGGTGACCATTTTATTGCCATACAATACATTGactatgtatgcatacatttcCTGAGGGTAGTTTATGGCACTGTTAACCCATTAATGTTGTAGCTGTCATCAATATCTACCCCACAGCCAGCCATGAACAGAGTACGTAACTGCGGCATCTGGTTTGTGTGTAAAACTGAGGATAATTTAATAGAATTCGGTACATTACTGTTAGTTAAGGTCCATTATTAGCCATTAAATTAGTAAAATGTAGTTTACAAGTGAGCTTGTGAAAGActtgacaaaaccagtcttccacacacacatccGTTTCTATGactttaaccacttgtaacttAACTACTCAGTATACTAGACCTACATAAAATTTCCCACAATTCTTACAGTGCATTAGTGatgcaataacaggtcaaaatttgaaagtgatagcatTTAGTTAAAGGTCTTCCAAAGTTAGTTACACATCtcatgtgtgtggaagcctggttttgccaaatccagtcacatattaaaaGTGTTTACAATTTCATGGACAACCAATTGTGAAATCAACTGTAAGCAAAGTAGGCTATTATGTGACCAAGAAACATACCAATTACATAAAGAGTCACAACTGGATTTAGGTGCAATGAAATGAAAAGTTGTATAATGTAATTCAATATATCCTACCACACATCATTTATGTATGGATTTACCAATTCATGACCTTTTTGATAGGGACAAGGTACAAGTGGTCACTATAAAAGGTCTGAGGTGAGACTGGTGATTGACTTCCCATTCATGGCTAATACTGTGCAATGAAAAGCATTTTGTAGAACAACTATACACTTTGCTTTTTTAAACACAGACCTTATTTGGAATGTAAATTAAAGAAGTTATGTATGGATTTACCAATTCATGACCTTTTTGATAGGGACAAGGTACAAGTGGTCACTATAAAAGGTCTGAGGATTGACTGGTGATTGACTTCACATTCATGGCTAATACTGTGCAATGAAAAGCATTTTGTAGAACAACTATACACTTTGCTTTTTAAAACACAGACCTTATTTGGAATGTAAATTAAAGAAGATATATTGGGGATAGGCTTACTAAAAATGGGAGTTCTCATTGCCTGCTTGCAGCCCATATGACACTCAGGACATCACAAAAATACTGTCCTTTCTAGATAATTTTCACTTGTGATACAGACAAAGTGCAAATTCTCTGCTAGGCAAGTTTTGGTATGTCTTGTTTAAGTTTTATCATACTTCCAGTATACCTGTATCACAACAAGGAATGATCCCAGACTTGTTGTTTCACAGAAATTGTTAGCTACAGTCACTTTGTTTTGACTAACTACAGATGTTGTTCCTTATAGTTAGTAACCATGGAGATTTGAATAACAAATTTTATTACAgtgctaataatattatgtttgaTTAAGCTAATTAACCCACTGAGAAATGGCACAATGTGTGTGGTACACTATAGTGTTTAGATGGTAGTCAAATAACAGTGATTATAAGTAGATAAGTGGCCCCATTGAGTTATTAAACTGTTTAATATGTGACAAATTAAACAGTTGATACATAATACACCACCAATTATTGTTGACATGGAGACTCATTATTAGATAAAAGTGGAATGTAGGAGTGTAGCCCTCCCCTAGCATATATATTATGCATACTGATACTAGTAATTGGCTGgatttacataattattatgtatgcatataataaTGGAACTTTATGGCCATAGTACTTTGAAAACTATCAGTGACTTTGATTATTGAAACtcaactgtttttttttaaattgcagaATGGCTTGTGAAGTATTCAACTTCCCTATGGCTCTCAATACATCTGCTATGAAACATTACAATGTTAAGGCTGCATTGAATGTATACACTGTGACCATTTATTAGCTAAACGTCATGCTTACCTAAAATTACATGTTATGGTTTGATGATTATGATATGTTACATAATACTTAGGGTGGCCAACTAAGTTAGATGATATAACAAATACATAGTACGCAGATACCAGTGATGCTTGTTAGAATCCTAAAGTTATAAGACAAATGACTACACTTGTTGCACCAAATAAACCCAGCGGCTTCAGTGCAACTATTAATGGCATGCCATTAAAGGTACGAATACTACACACTTAATTAGTTTGCACAGCAAAACTAAAATTTAACGGGTGAAGTAAAAATATCTCAAACTGTTTCTGGAATTGTATTTGATTTGGCAAATTGTTGACTGTTAACATAATGCTGAACTATGATGATCCACAGGGCACAGTGAATTCTTACAATTACATGTGTGCTAGTATGTGAGCTATCCATACACctacacaataattatgttattgagCACTACACTTTTAAGTAAAATATTATATGGTATCTCACAGTAGGATAGATATTGGAGATTGCATCTTTGAACACACAAAGTGTATGTGATCACTTGCAAATGATTGTTAAGGTC comes from Dysidea avara chromosome 4, odDysAvar1.4, whole genome shotgun sequence and encodes:
- the LOC136252800 gene encoding extracellular serine proteinase-like, whose amino-acid sequence is MRYCQYLILALIFGCVIFQDVSGVTRVKRCADENLRDPGTYIVHFEDSTTDAQLQHFVKQLNRRSNRKAKFEVEIISEYSNIKCLTARLSDKALKWVTHHQLVSEVKENEYIVFVSELDSVSSAKPGWHLDRVDQQALPLDQKYTAGQYTGKSVDVYVLDTGIHYNHSVFNGRAHYPGCDPIDKIDNETRKGEDCNGHGTHVAGLVGGNGTGLATGVTLFSVRVANCRGQASEASLLDGLMCVREHRKSRNGTRAIINMSLVGSTVMYSVSKFVKELIADGIVVTASAGNGRDDFKRLNYDSCKVYPAGYNGVINVGATDMDDNALMGEFEGRSLITNMGSCVDVFAPGYTILSSDICIPNIPCYNSTANDGNKCSTCQRFRSGTSQSSPIVTGAVALLLEKCPNITNTEIRNMLRTYLSRGRVRFCKAYKFLSEYTTLTAVNDIVGTTLNRLLFIGVLPFVNCEEFHGQPLFTSINY